The following are encoded together in the Mesoplodon densirostris isolate mMesDen1 chromosome 2, mMesDen1 primary haplotype, whole genome shotgun sequence genome:
- the TEKT2 gene encoding tektin-2, producing MGTLSVKPSPRFRLPDWHTNSYLLSTNAERQRDASHQIRQEARVLCNETNNQTIWDEHDNRTRLAERIDTVSWWKEMLDKCLTDLDAEIDALTQMKESAEQNLQAKNLPLDVAIECLTLRESRRDIDVVKDSVEEELHKEVEVTEATKKALQQKISQAFEKLCLLQEVRQQLNSDHRGKMETLDIDRGCFSLNLKSPNISLKINPTRVPSGSTTLQQWDDCSRFNKNQAEAEMKGAIELREAIALTIAKTNNELEAQRLATEFAFRKRLWEMEKVYSELKWQEKNTLEEIAELQEDIRNLEEDLRRKLQNLKLCHTRLETRTYRANVELCRDQAQYGLTAEVHQLEATTAALKQKLAQAQDALDALYQHLARLQADIACKANSMLLDTKCMDTRRKLTMPAEKFVPEVDTFTRTTNRTLSPLKTCQLELT from the exons ATGGGCACACTGAGTGTCAAGCCCAGTCCACGCTTCCGGTTGCCGGACTGGCACACCAACAGCTACCTGTTGTCCACTAACGCCGAGCGGCAGCGAGATGCCTCGCACCAGATCCGCCAGGAGGCCCGGGTCCTCTGCAATGAGACCAACAACCAG ACCATTTGGGATGAACATGACAATAGGACTCGACTGGCAGAGAGGATTGATACCGTCAGCTGGTGGAAGGAGATGCTGGACAAGTGTCTGACGGATTTAGATGCTGAGATCGACGCCCTGACACAG ATGAAAGAGTCAGCAGAGCAGAACCTGCAGGCCAAGAACCTGCCTCTGGATGTGGCGATTGAGTGCCTGACCCTGCGGGAGAGTCGGCGTGACATTGATGTGGTGAAAGACTCCGTGGAGGAAGAGCTGCACAAAGAGGTAGAGGTCACTGAAGCCACCAAGAAGGCCTTGCAACAGAAGATCAGCCAGGCCTTTGAGAAGCTCTG CCTCCTGCAGGAAGTCCGACAGCAGCTCAACTCTGACCATCGGGGCAAAATGGAGACACTGGACATTGACAGAGGCTGCTTCTCTCTCAACCTCAAGTCCCCGAACATCTCTCTGAAGATTAATCCCACACGTGTCCCCAGCGG CTCCACCACACTCCAGCAGTGGGATGACTGCAGTCGGTTCAACAAGAACCAAGCAGAGGCTGAGATGAAAGGGGCCATAGAGCTGAGGGAGGCCATCGCCCTAACTATTGCCAAG ACCAACAACGAACTGGAAGCCCAGAGGCTTGCAACGGAATTTGCCTTCAGGAAGCGGCTGTGGGAGATGGAGAAAGTGTACAGTGAGCTCAAGTGGCAAGAGAAGAAT ACCTTGGAGGAGATTGCCGAACTGCAGGAGGACATCCGGAATCTGGAGGAGGATCTGCGCAGAAAGTTACAGAACCTGAAGCTATGCCACACCCGGCTAGAGACCAGGACCTACCGGGCCAACGTGGAACTCTGCAGGGACCAG GCACAGTACGGCCTCACTGCGGAGGTTCACCAGTTAGAGGCAACCACTGCTGCCCTGAAGCAGAAGCTGGCGCAGGCACA GGACGCTCTGGACGCCCTGTACCAGCATCTGGCCCGGCTGCAGGCTGACATCGCCTGCAAGGCCAACTCCATGCTCTTGGATACCAAGTGCATGGACACCCGGCGGAAGCTGACTATGCCGGCTGAGAAGTTTGTGCCGGAGGTGGACACCTTCACCCGCACCACAAACCGCACCCTGAGTCCACTCAAAACCTGCCAGCTGGAACTAACCTAG
- the ADPRS gene encoding ADP-ribosylhydrolase ARH3: MAAAAAVMTAAGCGGAGAARSLSRFRGCLAGALLGDCVGAVYEARDTVDLTSVLRRVQDLEPDPGSPGSARTEALCYTDDTAMARALVQSLLAKEAFDEMDMAHRFAQEYKKDPDRGYGAGVITVFRKLLSPKCRDVFEPARAQFNGKGSYGNGGAMRVAGISLAYGSVQDVQKFARLSAQLTHASSLGYNGAILQALAVHLALQGESSSEHFLEQLLGHMEELESDAQSVSDARELGMEERPYSSRLKKIGELLEQDSVTREEVVSELGNGIAAFESVPTAIYCFLRCMEPDPEIPSAFNSLQRTLIYSISLGGDTDTIATMAGAIAGAYYGMEQVPESWQQSCEGYEETDVLAQSLHRVFQKNL, encoded by the exons atggcggcggcggcggcggtgatGACGGCGGCGGGCTGCGGAGGGGCTGGGGCGGCCCGCTCCCTCTCCCGCTTCCGAGGCTGCTTGGCGGGCGCGCTGCTCGGGGACTGCGTGGGCGCCGTCTACGAGGCGCGCGACACCGTCGACCTGACGTCAGTCCTGCGTCGGGTCCAGGACCTGGAGCCGGACCCCGGCTCGCCGGGGAGCGCGCGGACAG AAGCACTGTGCTACACAGACGACACAGCCATGGCCAGGGCGCTGGTGCAGTCCCTGCTGGCCAAGGAGGCCTTCGACGAGATGGACATGGCTCACAG GTTTGCTCAGGAGTACAAGAAAGACCCTGACCGGGGTTATGGTGCTGGAGTGATCACCGTCTTCAGGAAGCTCCTGAGCCCCAAGTGCCGCGATGTCTTTGAGCCCGCCCGGGCCCAGTTTAATGGCAAAGGCTCCTACGGCAATGGGGGCGCCATGCGGGTGGCCGGCATCTCCCTGGCCTATGGCAGTGTCCAGGATGTGCAGAAG TTTGCCCGGCTTTCGGCCCAGCTGACACACGCCTCCTCCCTGGGTTACAACGGTGCCATCCTGCAGGCCCTGGCTGTGCACCTGGCTTTGCAGGGTGAGTCGTCCAGTGAGCACTTCCTTGAACAACTCTTGGGCCACATGGAGGAGCTGGAGAGTGATGCCCAGTCTGTGTCAGATGCCCGGGA GTTGGGCATGGAGGAGCGTCCGTACTCCAGCCGACTGAAGAAGATTGGGGAGCTTCTAGAGCAGGACTCAGTGACCAGAGAGGAGGTGGTGTCCGAGCTAG GGAATGGCATTGCTGCCTTTGAATCTGTGCCCACTGCCATCTATTGCTTCCTGCGCTGCATGGAGCCCGACCCCGAGATCCCCTCTGCCTTCAACAGCCTCCAGAGGACTCTCATCTACTCCATCTCACTTGGTGGGGACACAGACACCATTGCCACCATGGCCGGGGCCATTGCTGGCGCCTACTATGGCATGGAACAGGTGCCAGAGAGCTGGCAGCAAAGCTGTGAGGGCTATGAGGAGACTGACGTCCTGGCCCAGAGCCTGCACCGGGTCTTCCAGAAGAATCTGTGA
- the COL8A2 gene encoding collagen alpha-2(VIII) chain, giving the protein MRGALTSLSSLPPPPLLLLVLVLGCGLRAAASGGAAGAAGYPPVQYVQPMHKGPVGPPFREGKGQYLEMPLPLLPMDLKGEPGPPGKPGPRGPPGPPGFPGKPGTGKPGLHGQPGPAGPPGFSRMGKAGPPGIPGKVGPPGQPGLRGEPGIRGDQGLRGPPGPPGLPGPSGIAVPGKPGPQGVPGPPGFGGEPGPQGEPGPPGDRGLKGENGVGQPGLPGAPGQGGAPGPPGLPGPAGLGKPGLDGFPGAPGDKGASGPPGLPGPRGEPGALGPKGPPGLDGMGVPGPAGVPGPQGPPGAKGEPGTRGLPGLIGPTGYGMPGLPGPKGDRGPAGVPGLLGDRGEPGEDGEPGEQGPQGLGGPPGLPGSAGLPGRRGPLGPKGETGPGGPPGVPGIRGDQGPSGLAGKPGLPGERGLPGAHGPPGPTGPKGEPGFTGRPGGPGVAGALGQKGDLGLPGQPGLRGPSGIPGLQGPAGPIGPQGLPGLKGEPGLPGPPGEGKVGEPGMAGPTGPPGVPGSPGLTGPPGPPGPPGPPGAPGAFDETGIAGLHLPNGGVQGAVLGKGTKPRFGLGELSAHATPAFTAVLTSPFPASGMPVKFDRTLYNGHSGYNPATGIFTCPVGGVYYFAYHVHVKGTNVWVALYKNNVPATYTYDEYKKGYLDQASGGAVLQLRPNDQVWVQMPSDQANGLYSTEYIHSSFSGFLLCPT; this is encoded by the exons ATGCGGGGCGCTCTGACGTCCCTGTCTTCGCTGCCGCCGCCACCTCTGCTGctgctggtgctggtgctggggtGCGGGCTGAGGGCGGCCGCCAGCGGTGGAGCCGCCGGGGCAGCGGGCTACCCGCCGGTGCAGTACGTGCAGCCCATGCACAAAGGACCCGTGGGGCCGCCCTTCCGCGAGGGCAAGGGCCAATACCTGG aaATGCCTCTACCGCTGTTGCCAATGGACCTGAAAGGAGAGCCTGGTCCGCCTGGAAAACCCGGGCCGCGGGGTCCCCCTGGCCCTCCTGGCTTCCCAGGAAAACCAGGCACTGGAAAACCAGGGCTACATGGGCAGCCTGGACCCGCTGGCCCCCCTGGCTTCTCCCGGATGGGCAAGGCTGGTCCCCCAGGGATTCCAGGCAAGGTTGGCCCACCAGGGCAGCCGGGGCTTCGGGGGGAGCCAGGGATACGAGGGGACCAGGGCCTCCGGGGTCCCCCAGGGCCCCCTGGCCTACCTGGGCCCTCAGGCATTGCTGTCCCTGGAAAACCAGGCCCCCAGGGGGTGCCAGGGCCCCCAGGATTTGGGGGGGAGCCAGGGCCCCAGGGAGAGCCTGGGCCCCCGGGTGATCGAGGCCTCAAGGGCGAAAATGGAGTGGGCCAACCAGGGCTTCCTGGAGCCCCAGGCCAGGGGGGTGCCCCCGGACCCCCTGGTCTCCCTGGTCCAGCTGGCTTGGGCAAACCAGGTTTGGATGGGTTTCCTGGGGCCCCTGGAGATAAGGGTGCGTCTGGGCCTCCTGGGCTACCAGGACCCAGGGGGGAGCCAGGAGCTTTGGGCCCCAAAGGGCCCCCTGGGCTGGATGGTATGGGGGTACCAGGGCCAGCAGGGGTGCCAGGGCCACAGGGCCCACCAGGGGCCAAAGGGGAGCCAGGCACCCGGGGCCTTCCTGGCCTGATAGGCCCCACTGGCTATGGGATGCCAGGGCTGCCAGGTCCCAAGGGGGACAGGGGCCCAGCTGGGGTCCCGGGGCTCTTGGGGGACAGGGGCGAGCCAGGTGAGGATGGGGAGCCGGGGGAACAGGGACCACAGGGACTTGGGGGCCCCCCTGGACTTCCGGGGTCTGCAGGGCTACCTGGCCGACGTGGGCCCCTGGGGCCTAAGGGAGAGACGGGGCCTGGTGGACCCCCAGGAGTGCCTGGCATTCGGGGTGACCAGGGGCCTAGTGGCCTGGCTGGGAAACCTGGGCTCCCAGGAGAGAGGGGGCTTCCAGGGGCTCATGGACCTCCTGGACCGACTGGGCCCAAAGGCGAGCCAGGTTTCACGGGCCGCCCTGGAGGACCAGGGGTGGCAGGAGCCCTGGGGCAGAAGGGTGACTTGGGGCTCCCTGGGCAGCCTGGCCTGAGGGGCCCTTCTGGAATCCCAGGACTCCAGGGGCCGGCTGGCCCTATCGGGCCGCAGGGTCTGCCAGGCCTGAAGGGTGAACCAGGCCTGCCGGGGCCCCCTGgagaggggaaagtgggggaacCTGGCATGGCTGGGCCTACAGGGCCACCTGGGGTTCCAGGTTCCCCAGGACTCACGGGCCCTCCTGGGCCTCCCGGACCTCCCGGGCCCCCTGGTGCCCCTGGGGCCTTCGATGAGACTGGCATCGCCGGCCTGCACCTGCCCAATGGCGGCGTGCAGGGAGCTGTGCTGGGCAAGGGGACCAAGCCCCGGTTTGGGCTGGGCGAGCTGTCGGCCCACGCCACGCCCGCCTTCACCGCTGTGCTCACCTCGCCCTTCCCTGCCTCAGGCATGCCTGTGAAGTTTGACCGGACCCTCTACAATGGCCACAGTGGCTACAACCCGGCCACCGGCATCTTCACCTGCCCCGTGGGCGGGGTCTACTACTTTGCTTACCACGTGCACGTCAAGGGCACCAACGTGTGGGTGGCCCTGTACAAGAACAACGTGCCAGCCACCTACACCTATGACGAGTACAAGAAGGGCTACCTGGACCAGGCGTCTGGGGGGGCCGTGCTCCAGCTGCGGCCAAACGACCAGGTCTGGGTGCAGATGCCCTCGGACCAGGCCAATGGCCTCTATTCCACCGAGTACATCCACTCCTCCTTTTCAGGATTCTTGCTGTGCCCCACATAA